The sequence TTCCTTTAAGATGCTTTATCCTTCTGGCAATTCCAAATTTTACTAGTTTTGCTGCCGTACATTTTGTAGGATCGTCCTGTTCAAACATCAGTACTTGGATTTGCATGATTGTATCAAAGAAGATTCAAGAATAAATTGTTTAAGATGTCTATTTTGCCACATATGTTACTTGATAATAGAATCTAGTTGTTTGGTCTTTTTTGATTATTTCTACTCCCCATTCACCATTTGGAATTACATCGCCAGCGTGTGCAGGCATGATGCTAAATTGTTCCAGCCTCACTCCAGTTCCAGTATATCCGACCAGATAGTCCATGCCATTTACAGTCACTGTTTGGTACAAGAGACCTGAATTGGCAGTAGATTTTGTTATCTTACAACCACTATCCTGTCCAATTATGCAGGTGCCATCTTGCGAGCTAACTTTTACGCTAATGGAATTTTCATCTCCAGGATTTACTCTGAGTAATCCATCAAGTTCTCGTGGATAATATGTTGCACTTTCTACAGATTTTGAGTTTAGTTCCACAGCAATTACAGATTGTGGAAGTTTATTGATTTTATCAATAAGAATTCCAGGCGACTGAGAATGTCGTTGGATTGGACCTATGGTAGACGGTACAGTGGTAGGAGTAGTGTTAACAGTAGTATTAGAGGTTTGATTTACTGTGGATTGTGTTTGATTTTCAGGAATCGTCATATTTTGTACTGGCAATTTATCAACCACGTTAAAGTAGGCATAATATGCTCCAAATGGAACCTGCGCTATTATTGTGTAATTTCCAAGATGAGTATTGTTTGGAATCTTGTAGTTATAGACAAATGAACCGTATTGGTCAAATGCCACAGTAGCCTTTGGCACAAACAATCCTTGTTTTGACATTACCTGCCCCTCACTGATTACTGTGTCGTTTGCAAGACCAAAAGCAAGATCAACGTTATCTACAGATACAATGTAACTTGTCCTGCCTGTGATCAGAACAGTCTGTCCTGGCAGGTATTTGTCAGTATCAGTAGTCATAAACAATTGCAATTTAGTTGAGCCTGATGAAATATTGTCAGTGACATTAAATGAGGTTATTGCCTTGTTTGTAAGATATTGTGCATACAGTTTGTAGGCACCAGTCTTCCAGATTCCAGTATGGAATGGAACGGTGACATAGAACTGCCCACCAGGGTTCACAGTAGCATCGCCTCGATATATTTGCTGACCATCGTTTGTATATATCAAAATCTGAACTTGAGTGTTAGTATCTTGAGATGCAGCATTCTGTACGGGAATAACTTCTCCCCTTATCTTTGCTACATCAGTTGACAGATAATCAGTTTTGTCAGTAAGTACTACAATAGGGGCAATCTCTTGGTTTGGTTGTGGACTTTTAGATACTTGGAAAAAGAGATCAGCATTTGCATTAGTAGAAGTTATTTTTATTCGGTATATTCCGTATAGATTTACAGTAGGATCAAACACTGGAGAGGCGGCTCTATTGGTTGTCGGAGGCATGTATCCAGTCTTTGCGCTATTAGGTATCGTCCAGGACCACGAAAACATTCCATTGTTTATCGCAAGAGGAGATACAGATTGTTCACCGTCAGGCTGAGTCAAAGTTACAGTAAATGAAGTACCTGCAAGAGAGGAAATTTGTCCTGTTAGTGTTATTGTATCTCCTATTCCATAGACCTTTTTGTCTGTGCTTGCCACAATAGGACCTTGTGAACCAGTGGCTAATGGATCATAAACAGTAAAAGTTGTAGAAGTACTCAAGTTACTATATGATGCTTTTAGAGTATAAGTTCCAGGTGCGTAAATCCCGGTCTGAATAATTTGTTGTATTTGATAATTACCGTTAGCATCAGGGAACGCAAAATATGAGAGAGCGTTAGAGGTTGAAACACCTACATTATTGATAAAGCTGCCACCTGAAGATATTGGTCCTCCTGTAGAATTGAACACTTGAATCTTCACAGTAGCACCGGCGTTCTGTGTAGATAGCTGAATAGGGTTGAGAATTTTACCAGATATTATCATGTGTTCTCCCAAGGCATATGAGTTCTTATCAGTAACTATGCTAAATGGAGATGAGGATGAGCTTGCGGCCTTGTAATCAGCAGGGTTTGGTACTACTATAAAGTCAGCCTCTGCAGTACCTTGTGGTATCGATATTATTGCTCTATAGTTTCCTAGCCCATCTGATGTTCCAACTAGAGCAAATTTGTATGTAAAAGTATTATCAGACTGGAGATTTACCAATGTTACAATATTTGCAGTATTTGGAACAATTCCACGATTTCCACTAGTTTGAGTACCTGAACTTCCACCTACAGTAGTTTGTATTATTTGCAGACTTGGACTTAGTCCCAGATTCTGTAATCCCTTGAATAGTGTACTTCCACTTAGGACTACAGTTTCCCCAGGAGCATATACCTGTTTATCAGTAGACAGAGTTATGACATTACTTTGTACTTGACTTGATACTAGGGTGAATGTCGTAAATGCAGAGGCATCACCATAGGTAGCAGTTATACGATATACACCATATATAGGATTAACACTGTTGATAAGCAATCCAGTTGCACCTGCACTTCTCTGATATTGATTTGCAGAAGTTATTTTTCCTTGAGAGTCTGGAAATAGATTTCCCTGATATACAATCGTATTTGTTGGATCATACACTTTGTACTGCACAGGAGTAAGTGGCAATACCTGAGAAACATTGCCAAGCAATACAATCGGTTGTGAGATTGTATAGTTCGAGTTATCAGTGTATATCATCATAGTGAGTGGTGCAGATTGTGTAGGTGGAACAAATGCTACAGAGCTCAAGGAGAATGTAGATGATGTCTGAGCAGTACCATATGATGCAGAAATTGTATAAGTACCTTCTGTAAATCCTAGGACTTGATCAGTTTTCACATATGTAGAAAACTTTAGATCATTTCCAGGATACAGCGAAAATGTATTCTTGAAACCTCCTGGTCCTGATAAAACAATGTCAACAGTTTGAGGAATTGTGGATACTGCAGGATTTTTTACAATTTGTGATACTTGCCCACTGATATTTACTACATCTCCAAAGACATAGCTTTGCTTGTCGGAAGAGATGGACATTGTCAGTTGGCTTGTAGTGGTTGATGTCGTAGGTTGTCCGTTTGAGGAACCAGGTGTACCAGTTTTGAATACCCAGTCATTCTGGGAGCCTGTGTCGTATCCATCATATACTCTTTGCCAAGTATTGCCATCACTTAGAGAATCAGACAATGAAGGAGTTTGATCAATTACAGTTCCAGATGAATTTTTCAATTGTATGATGGCACCAGCATGCGGGAACCAAATTGGCACATAGTGATACAGGATAAACTGGTGACTTGAGATGCTGGTCCCAGATGGAATTGAATATACTTGTTTTAATCCGGTGGTGGCCCCTATTGTCCATCCACCAATGTTTACATCAGAGCTTGTAGGATTATACAGTTCAACCCATTGTGCTGGAAATTTGGTGTCGTCAATAGCAGGATTTAGTTCTACTTCATTTATAACAACACGATTTGCTATAGGAATTGTTTGGCCATTTGCGGAATAACCATGTCCAAATGCAAGTAAGGCAACAATTCCCGCAATAAGGCATAGTCCAAGGTATTTCATCTGGAATACCATTTCAAGGCAGAGTTTGTAATTTTAGGTGTTGATTGTGGAAAAGTTGAGCTAGTTGTTAATGCACAAGATGTCCTGGTTTTCACATGCAGTGTACCCTTACATGTATTATAAGCAGTACGCAGAATTCATTCCTTACCAGAGTATGATTATTGCAAGTCACATTTGGGGCATTTGCCGTCAGATATTTTTTCTCCACATACGGCACAGATGCCTTGCCCAATTTCTTTTTGAATCTGTCTTTTTTTCCTCCCCACAAACACTTTGATTCCAAAGTACACCAAAATTGCAATGACAAGAGCATAGATAGGTGCCAAGACGGACATCATACCTATCATCAGAAATAACACTCCAACTATTAGCAAAATTTCGCGTTTTTCAAATTTCATTTTAATAATCTATGACCGGGTTTTTTCAATAAATACTATTGCCAGAACTCAGAGTCACTGAATTAACAATCATTTTGTGTCATGTCTCTAACTCTTCTTCATCGTCTGGCTATCACTATTTTCATATGTCAAATAATAACTAATTGCATTTTATTCAAATATACATCAATTTGTCAAAAAACAGTGGACAGAGTAGAGATTGCAGGTTATACATCGGCGTTGCTTTCAGCAGTATTTTTTGGATCGGTTCCGATAATTGCAAAGCCAATAATATCAAATGTCAATATACTGCTTCTTTCATCCATAGCATATCTTGCGTCAGCATTAATGTTCACCCCCATTGCAAAAACCAGAGGTACAATTACAAGGAATGACTATGCAATATTAGCTACAATATCTATTTGTGGTGCTGCAGTTGCGCCATACATGTATTTTCAAGGACTGAGTCAATCAAGCGCTGCAGATACATCGTTATTGTCTAACGTAGAGACAATGTTTACAATACTACTAGCGTTGATTTTTTTCAAAGACAGATTAGGTAAGATAGGCGCTATATCAGTTACACTTGTTTTAACAGGAGTTGTCATAATAACAACAAATCTGCAATTTTCAAGTTCATTGTTACATCTTAATGCAGGGCATTTTCTTATTCTTGGTTCCATGGGATTATGGGCAGTGGACAACAATCTTAGTAGAATAATATCCACAAGAATGGACACAGGCAGATTGGTTCAGATAAAATCACTTGTAGGTGGTTTAATTTTATTGTCAACCGTATTTTTCTTCCAAATACCACTTGCAATAAAATTTGAGCAGATACCATACATAATTACGCTAAGTGTTGTAGGCTTTGGAGGTTCACTTTACTTTTTCCTTCAAAGTTTGAAGAGGGTTGGCACAATCAAAACAACAATGTTGTTTTCAATGGCATCAGTATTTGGTCTTGTTTTTTCAAGCGTATTTTTACATGAACAAATAAGCCTGTATCAGACAGTTGCAATTACAATCATGCTTGTTGGAATTTACATGATAAGCAAAAAAGAAGAGGAGAAAAAACAGATTTCCAAGTTTTAAAAATGTTAGATTCCCAAATATACTACAAACAGATAGTAAATTACCACATTTACAAGCGTAATAACTATGCCAATCTTGAAGAATTCAAGAAATGTAAATGCCTTTACTCCTCTTGATTCTGCTGCCTGGATTATGATTATTGTGCTTGCGGCTCCAAGTATTGTGAGGTTTCCTGCAATAGTCGATGAACATGCAAGCATCATCCATTGTACTATATGTGAACCAGTAAATCCTCCTGCAGACATGACCTGACTGTACAGTGCAACAAATGGAACATTGCTCAATACTTGACTAACAGTTGTACTGTATACAGATATCACAGTACTGCTTTGAAAAACATTTTCAGGATTTGGCATGGGAAGATGTTTCAAGAATAAAGAGATTGCACCTGACGACCATAATGCACTTGTGAGTACAAACATGGCCGCAAAAAATACCAGTATATGATAGTTCACACTTTTCAGTATTTCAAGTCGTCTGCTGCTTGCAGCATATAATGTCATAGCACCAATTAATGACACCAGACTGATGCGTAGATCAAAAATATGCAGAAAAGACAGTATCTCAGATGCGAAAAATCCGCTGATTGTCAACAGCAATACAACTAGCGATATTTTAGCAAGTTTAGGATCCTCAATTGGTATACTTTCAAGTATGTTGTTGTTTTTGTAATTGACAGACATTTGCAACAAGTCTTTTTTAAAGTAAATTTTGAGAATATACCAGGTTACAAATAAGTTAAGAATTGTTGGGATTGCAAGGAATTTTATGAAATTTGTAAAGGGCAATGAAATCCCGCTTTGAACTGCAATCAACAGATTTTGTGGATTACCTATCGGTGTCATTGCACTTCCTATCGTTATTCCAAATGCAAGAGATAGTAGTAGAACTACCGGTCTTGTGCCAAGATGCTTTGACACATAGATAACAAGCGGGATTCCCACAAGGGCAATAGTATCATTTACTAGAAATGCAGAAAGTAGACCCATGCCCACAACAAATGCCATCAGTAACAGTTCAGGAGTCTTTGCCTTTGCAAGCATCTTTGTGGCAACCACTTTGAGAAGACCAGATCTATCAAGAGAGGACACTATACTGAACATACCAAACAAGAATAGTATGACATCTATCTGGATTGATTTTATTGCAGATTCGATATCTATTACTTGAAAGAGTACAACAAGTAATGCACCAATTGACATTGCCACCCAAATAGGAACTCGGAATTTTATTCGCCCAACAATTAGAACATATACTATTGCAAAGATCGCCAGAGCCACATATTCTTTCAATATGAAATTAAGAAGTCAGATGTGGTTTATTTCTTATTAATCAAATTTTGCAGAAACATCATAGACAAGACATAGAAATGGGGGGGTATAGATGGGGACATGCCGTTTGACCTTTTTTCAGACTAAAAACGAAAGCAAGAACTTTGATTATACTGAAACATGATTTATCGAAGAGAGATTAATCTAGAAGATGTGTTTACCAGATACAATGGATGTGTACAAGGATCCTCATAAATTTGAAAAAGAACTTGCAAAGATTAATGCCCAATTAACTATCGTAGCAACTGGAGGTTCGGTCTTTGCAATCTTTGGAGTTTCTTTATTCATTTTGGGTGTTACGACTGGTTTTGATGCCATCTCAAAAACTGGTGAAGTAATGACCCTTCTTACCATCATTAGCAACGTTTACTCTCAGTTTGGGATTTTCATATTTTTTATAGGCATTTCAGTTCTAGTTTTGGCTCAGTTTTTGATTCCTCGCAAAATCGACAAGCTGAAGTATTAGATGTAAAAAATCAATCAGAAACTTCTCTAAGATCCATATTTGGAATTATGATTGAATCTCCTTTTGTAGGGTCTAAATCTACGTTCTTGGTGGCTTCTCTTATACTGTCAAATGTTTTGACTGAACTTTCATGATATGTGCATTTTATATCATGAGAAAGAGCTTTCATGCATTTGTGAATTACTTCCTCTTCTGATTCTGCAAAATCTACAATTGCCCTGTTGGCATCCTCCATTATGTAAAAAGAGGGATTTTTCATTTCTAGGAGTTGCTTTATTGCATATTTTAGAATAATAACTGTCATATGATTTGTTCTAGATTTTTGTGGTTTTAAGATTTTATGTTATTTTGTATTTGGAAGATATCCTCTTATTTCATAGTAATTCCATTTGATCATATATCAAAGCATGAATGAAAGTAAGAACCAAAAATTGTTTAAATTAATCAAGCGCTAATCAAAAACATGATAATTGAAGGCATTATACTCATAATAAAATTACTAAGTGGAAAAGGAGTGATAGGTTCGATAAGTGGTGCATCAGCTGGTACAGCTGCTAGTACAATTGCCAAGAGTACAATATTTGCAAAATCTGGTTTAACGGGTGAAATTGGTTCTAATGCAATCGGGATAGGAATTGGTGAAAAGGTTGGTAATTCAATTGAACAATACAGGGAAAGACGCAAGTCATTTTATTCTAAATGGCCAAAATCACAAAGAGAATTTGAGAAAAGAAATAAGGAAGAAGGAAAACGACTGGAGAAGTCTATGAAAGCGATGGAAAAGAATAGAGAGAAAAGAAATAAGGAAGAAGGAAAACGACTGGAGAAGTCTATGAAAGCGATGGAAAAGAATAGAGAGAAAAGAAATAAGGAAGAAGGAAAACGACTGAAAAAACTAATGAGTGCATGAATCAATTTATATGATTTTTTTTACTTACGGATGAGTTAGAACCATATCTTTAAGTTTCATTTTTCGTATCGCGCGTTTTCCGCTCATAACCGTAATAGTCGGATTTGTATTTCCAACATCTTGTGGCAATAGTACGTTTCCACCTCCACCAGATCTAATATGTCTTGGAAGTATACTGTTATCATCCCACCATTTGCATGGGTCTTTGTTACATAAAATGAGGCATGCTTCTACGGTCTTGCTTGGATGTAGTATTCTCACGTATTCTTTTCCATTTTCAAAAAATTTCTCCAAGGTAAAATTATGCATCATATTCTTTCTCGTACTTTTCTTCTTCAATAATTTTAGTTCGATGAGCGATTTTTTAATATTTTTATGATATCCCAGCATTTTTCTTGCTACTTTGAGACTCTTGGTTCCTTTTTGAGTATTGCAAGAACGATGTGAGAGTTTTACATTAGTTAGATCTGTAGCTCCTCCTTTAGCAAAGGCTTGAGTATGTTCAAATTCTGTGTCTGATATTCCGTGAAGTTTTCGTCCGCAAAGATTGCACATGTGAGGATTCAAGTCCCAGCATTTTTTTTCTTGTGCATGT comes from Candidatus Nitrosotalea sinensis and encodes:
- a CDS encoding lamin tail domain-containing protein; protein product: MKYLGLCLIAGIVALLAFGHGYSANGQTIPIANRVVINEVELNPAIDDTKFPAQWVELYNPTSSDVNIGGWTIGATTGLKQVYSIPSGTSISSHQFILYHYVPIWFPHAGAIIQLKNSSGTVIDQTPSLSDSLSDGNTWQRVYDGYDTGSQNDWVFKTGTPGSSNGQPTTSTTTSQLTMSISSDKQSYVFGDVVNISGQVSQIVKNPAVSTIPQTVDIVLSGPGGFKNTFSLYPGNDLKFSTYVKTDQVLGFTEGTYTISASYGTAQTSSTFSLSSVAFVPPTQSAPLTMMIYTDNSNYTISQPIVLLGNVSQVLPLTPVQYKVYDPTNTIVYQGNLFPDSQGKITSANQYQRSAGATGLLINSVNPIYGVYRITATYGDASAFTTFTLVSSQVQSNVITLSTDKQVYAPGETVVLSGSTLFKGLQNLGLSPSLQIIQTTVGGSSGTQTSGNRGIVPNTANIVTLVNLQSDNTFTYKFALVGTSDGLGNYRAIISIPQGTAEADFIVVPNPADYKAASSSSSPFSIVTDKNSYALGEHMIISGKILNPIQLSTQNAGATVKIQVFNSTGGPISSGGSFINNVGVSTSNALSYFAFPDANGNYQIQQIIQTGIYAPGTYTLKASYSNLSTSTTFTVYDPLATGSQGPIVASTDKKVYGIGDTITLTGQISSLAGTSFTVTLTQPDGEQSVSPLAINNGMFSWSWTIPNSAKTGYMPPTTNRAASPVFDPTVNLYGIYRIKITSTNANADLFFQVSKSPQPNQEIAPIVVLTDKTDYLSTDVAKIRGEVIPVQNAASQDTNTQVQILIYTNDGQQIYRGDATVNPGGQFYVTVPFHTGIWKTGAYKLYAQYLTNKAITSFNVTDNISSGSTKLQLFMTTDTDKYLPGQTVLITGRTSYIVSVDNVDLAFGLANDTVISEGQVMSKQGLFVPKATVAFDQYGSFVYNYKIPNNTHLGNYTIIAQVPFGAYYAYFNVVDKLPVQNMTIPENQTQSTVNQTSNTTVNTTPTTVPSTIGPIQRHSQSPGILIDKINKLPQSVIAVELNSKSVESATYYPRELDGLLRVNPGDENSISVKVSSQDGTCIIGQDSGCKITKSTANSGLLYQTVTVNGMDYLVGYTGTGVRLEQFSIMPAHAGDVIPNGEWGVEIIKKDQTTRFYYQVTYVAK
- a CDS encoding DMT family transporter, with the translated sequence MDRVEIAGYTSALLSAVFFGSVPIIAKPIISNVNILLLSSIAYLASALMFTPIAKTRGTITRNDYAILATISICGAAVAPYMYFQGLSQSSAADTSLLSNVETMFTILLALIFFKDRLGKIGAISVTLVLTGVVIITTNLQFSSSLLHLNAGHFLILGSMGLWAVDNNLSRIISTRMDTGRLVQIKSLVGGLILLSTVFFFQIPLAIKFEQIPYIITLSVVGFGGSLYFFLQSLKRVGTIKTTMLFSMASVFGLVFSSVFLHEQISLYQTVAITIMLVGIYMISKKEEEKKQISKF
- a CDS encoding ArsB/NhaD family transporter, with the protein product MALAIFAIVYVLIVGRIKFRVPIWVAMSIGALLVVLFQVIDIESAIKSIQIDVILFLFGMFSIVSSLDRSGLLKVVATKMLAKAKTPELLLMAFVVGMGLLSAFLVNDTIALVGIPLVIYVSKHLGTRPVVLLLSLAFGITIGSAMTPIGNPQNLLIAVQSGISLPFTNFIKFLAIPTILNLFVTWYILKIYFKKDLLQMSVNYKNNNILESIPIEDPKLAKISLVVLLLTISGFFASEILSFLHIFDLRISLVSLIGAMTLYAASSRRLEILKSVNYHILVFFAAMFVLTSALWSSGAISLFLKHLPMPNPENVFQSSTVISVYSTTVSQVLSNVPFVALYSQVMSAGGFTGSHIVQWMMLACSSTIAGNLTILGAASTIIIIQAAESRGVKAFTFLEFFKIGIVITLVNVVIYYLFVVYLGI
- a CDS encoding HNH endonuclease: MVRPKFTIPIEEAHKRIDLQLRQGRTIQKYNIFSESDLKAANIQRSKWYDKTKNLLELIDDNQILVKQFHYLTPTLSSGERDLDEMVHDFRYRMDKDLKNLQSIYDSIDLLKDLKIHKTKIKNTKKPRNLTHAQEKKCWDLNPHMCNLCGRKLHGISDTEFEHTQAFAKGGATDLTNVKLSHRSCNTQKGTKSLKVARKMLGYHKNIKKSLIELKLLKKKSTRKNMMHNFTLEKFFENGKEYVRILHPSKTVEACLILCNKDPCKWWDDNSILPRHIRSGGGGNVLLPQDVGNTNPTITVMSGKRAIRKMKLKDMVLTHP